The Thermobispora bispora DSM 43833 genome window below encodes:
- a CDS encoding carbohydrate ABC transporter permease produces MLVLTPIIVGFYTSLFKWNGLGGLPRDFVGLDNYTRLFADPVFYGDLWHTVVLVVLSLVIQLPLALGIALLLNQRLRGRAFYRVVFFAPYVLSEAITAVLFMLILSPSVGLANQILGIVGLDGLEWFADQSTVLLSLFLVITWKYFGLHMILYLTGRQAIPREIIEAAQIDGGNAWQVFRRVTLPLLGPTIRISIFLSVIGTIQLFDLVWIITEGGPSHASETLAVTMYQFGFKRFQVGYASAISVVMFLLSLVFALGYQRYVMRRDLEGATTVLREQR; encoded by the coding sequence ATGCTGGTGCTGACGCCGATCATCGTCGGCTTCTACACCAGCCTGTTCAAGTGGAACGGCCTGGGTGGTCTGCCGCGTGACTTCGTAGGCCTCGACAACTACACGCGGCTCTTCGCCGACCCGGTGTTCTACGGCGACCTCTGGCACACCGTCGTCCTGGTCGTGCTGTCGCTGGTGATCCAGCTGCCGCTCGCCTTGGGCATCGCGCTGCTGCTCAACCAGCGGCTGCGGGGCCGGGCCTTCTACCGGGTAGTGTTCTTCGCCCCGTACGTCCTGTCGGAGGCGATCACCGCCGTCCTCTTCATGCTGATCCTCTCGCCGAGCGTCGGCCTGGCCAACCAGATCCTCGGCATCGTCGGGCTCGATGGCCTGGAGTGGTTCGCCGATCAGTCGACGGTGCTGCTGTCGCTCTTCCTCGTGATCACGTGGAAGTACTTCGGTCTCCACATGATCCTCTACCTCACCGGGCGGCAGGCCATCCCGCGGGAGATCATCGAGGCCGCCCAGATCGACGGCGGCAACGCGTGGCAGGTGTTCCGCCGCGTCACCCTGCCGCTGCTCGGGCCGACGATCCGCATCAGCATCTTCCTCTCGGTCATCGGGACCATCCAGCTCTTCGACCTGGTGTGGATCATCACGGAGGGCGGCCCGTCGCATGCGTCGGAAACCCTGGCCGTCACGATGTACCAGTTCGGTTTCAAGCGCTTCCAGGTGGGCTACGCGAGCGCGATCAGCGTGGTGATGTTCCTGCTGAGCCTCGTGTTCGCGCTCGGCTACCAGCGCTACGTGATGCGCCGCGACCTTGAAGGAGCCACGACCGTGCTGCGAGAACAGCGATGA
- a CDS encoding prenyltransferase/squalene oxidase repeat-containing protein: MSKIDLLLDGPVDVAEAADELMRQLMSRPWGHVSPSIYETGRLVTLAPWLVGHEERVNYLIETQRPDGAWGALDGYALVPTLSATEALLSTYVRGDAGADPAVVREAAVRGLGFLSRRLTEVTALTLPDTPAIEIIVPALVALINTHLENLPELGIARLPLPAGLNERPLTLIRQRLASGTALPEKLLHALEVAGDAAAGAPAVSPTPIGTIGASPAATAAWLGGEARPEPGHHALRHLEAVAQRYGGPVPVGLPITVFERGWVLSWLGRAGIEFEAPPEMLADLRSAIGPSGTPAGVGLPPDADTTSVALYALALFGMPQEPECLWAFQTPTHFCTWPGEDGQSASVNAHVLDAFGQYVRVRPAAAGRYGPVMQRLSAWLCERQRPDGSWEDRWHASPYYATVSCALALWEFGGPAAQEAVRRAVAWALRTQHADGSWGWWTGTAEETAYAMQLLLMAGREEEAVVDAAARGYAYLRSAADLAEGPPLWHDKDLYLPFAIVRAAVLAALHLAQTDPRIMKKLHHCMIIKA; the protein is encoded by the coding sequence GTGAGCAAGATCGATCTATTGCTGGACGGGCCGGTCGATGTGGCCGAGGCGGCCGATGAGCTCATGCGGCAGCTCATGTCCCGGCCGTGGGGACATGTCTCACCGTCGATCTACGAGACCGGCCGGCTGGTGACGCTGGCTCCGTGGCTGGTGGGGCATGAGGAACGGGTGAACTACCTGATCGAGACCCAGCGCCCGGACGGGGCGTGGGGCGCGCTCGACGGGTACGCCCTCGTCCCCACGCTCAGCGCGACCGAGGCGCTGCTCTCGACGTACGTGCGGGGCGACGCCGGCGCGGACCCCGCGGTGGTGAGGGAGGCGGCCGTCCGCGGGCTGGGCTTCCTCTCCCGCCGGCTCACCGAGGTGACCGCGCTCACCCTGCCCGACACCCCCGCCATCGAGATCATCGTCCCGGCCCTGGTGGCCCTCATCAACACGCACCTGGAGAACCTGCCCGAGCTGGGCATCGCCCGCCTGCCGCTGCCCGCCGGGCTGAACGAGAGGCCGCTCACCCTGATCCGGCAGCGGCTCGCGTCGGGCACCGCGCTGCCGGAGAAGCTGCTGCACGCGCTCGAGGTCGCGGGGGACGCCGCGGCCGGTGCGCCCGCGGTGAGCCCGACCCCGATCGGGACCATCGGCGCCTCCCCGGCGGCGACCGCGGCGTGGCTCGGCGGTGAGGCACGGCCGGAGCCCGGGCACCACGCCCTGCGGCACCTCGAGGCGGTGGCGCAGCGGTACGGCGGGCCGGTCCCGGTCGGCCTGCCGATCACCGTGTTCGAGCGCGGCTGGGTGCTGAGCTGGCTGGGCCGGGCGGGGATCGAGTTCGAGGCGCCGCCCGAGATGCTCGCCGACCTGAGGTCGGCGATCGGCCCGTCGGGCACCCCGGCCGGTGTGGGGCTGCCCCCGGACGCGGACACCACCTCGGTCGCGCTGTACGCGCTGGCGCTGTTCGGCATGCCGCAGGAGCCGGAGTGCCTGTGGGCCTTCCAGACCCCGACGCACTTCTGCACCTGGCCGGGGGAAGACGGGCAGTCGGCGAGCGTGAACGCGCATGTGCTCGACGCCTTCGGGCAGTACGTGCGGGTGCGCCCGGCGGCGGCCGGCCGGTACGGGCCGGTGATGCAGCGGCTGTCGGCCTGGCTGTGCGAGCGGCAGCGGCCGGACGGAAGCTGGGAGGACCGCTGGCACGCCTCGCCGTACTACGCCACGGTCTCGTGTGCCCTCGCGCTATGGGAGTTCGGCGGCCCCGCCGCCCAGGAGGCGGTGCGCAGGGCGGTCGCCTGGGCGCTGCGGACCCAGCACGCGGACGGTTCCTGGGGCTGGTGGACCGGAACGGCCGAGGAGACCGCGTACGCGATGCAGCTCCTGCTGATGGCCGGCCGGGAGGAGGAGGCGGTGGTCGACGCGGCGGCGCGGGGGTACGCGTACCTGCGGAGCGCGGCCGACCTGGCCGAAGGCCCGCCGCTCTGGCACGACAAGGACCTCTATCTGCCGTTCGCGATCGTCCGGGCGGCCGTGCTGGCGGCCCTCCACCTGGCCCAGACCGACCCCCGGATCATGAAGAAGCTTCACCATTGTATGATCATCAAGGCATAA
- a CDS encoding GTP-binding protein translates to MAYARSDQPKMPRAIKLLIAGGFGVGKTTMVGAVSEIRPLRTEETLTDRSVGVDDLAGVESKSTTTVAMDFGRITINDEFVLYLFGTPGQERFWFLWDDLSRGALGAVVLADTRRLADCFPSVDYFERRGTPFVVAVNCFEGAPVHDLDEVKLALNLKEDVPVIYCDARKRESGKEVLITLVKHAYQKRTAVKVG, encoded by the coding sequence ATGGCCTACGCGCGCTCTGACCAGCCGAAGATGCCGCGGGCGATCAAGCTCCTGATCGCCGGTGGCTTCGGGGTCGGCAAGACCACCATGGTGGGCGCGGTGTCAGAGATCCGGCCGCTGCGCACGGAGGAGACGCTCACCGACCGGAGCGTCGGCGTCGACGACCTCGCCGGCGTGGAGTCGAAGTCCACCACCACCGTGGCGATGGACTTCGGCCGCATCACCATCAACGACGAGTTCGTGCTCTACCTGTTCGGCACCCCCGGCCAGGAGCGGTTCTGGTTCCTCTGGGACGACCTGTCCCGCGGCGCGCTCGGCGCCGTGGTGCTCGCCGACACGCGGCGGCTCGCCGACTGCTTCCCCTCCGTGGACTACTTCGAACGGCGCGGCACCCCGTTCGTGGTGGCGGTCAACTGCTTCGAGGGCGCTCCCGTTCACGACCTCGACGAGGTGAAGCTCGCGCTCAACCTCAAGGAAGACGTCCCGGTCATCTACTGCGACGCCCGCAAGCGGGAGTCCGGCAAAGAGGTTCTCATCACCCTGGTCAAGCACGCGTACCAGAAGCGCACGGCCGTCAAGGTCGGCTGA
- a CDS encoding DUF742 domain-containing protein: MSGQWNPEEEWLVDAPTIRPYVIARGRTEAQDRFDLVSLVVTIRPTTGNEVGLDPEHQTIVRLCRRPLSVAEIAARMDLPAGIVRVLLGDLYDRGYIAVQQPQPETDMLDERMYKAVLDGLRAL, encoded by the coding sequence ATGAGCGGACAGTGGAACCCCGAGGAGGAGTGGCTGGTCGACGCGCCGACCATACGGCCGTACGTCATCGCGCGCGGGCGCACCGAGGCGCAGGACCGGTTCGACCTCGTCTCCCTCGTCGTGACCATCCGGCCCACCACCGGGAACGAGGTCGGCCTCGACCCCGAGCATCAGACCATCGTGCGGCTCTGCCGCAGGCCGCTCTCCGTCGCCGAGATCGCGGCCCGGATGGACCTGCCCGCGGGCATCGTGCGGGTGCTCCTCGGCGACCTGTACGACCGGGGATACATCGCCGTCCAGCAGCCTCAGCCTGAGACGGACATGCTCGACGAGAGGATGTACAAGGCGGTGCTCGATGGCCTACGCGCGCTCTGA
- a CDS encoding cytochrome P450 — protein sequence MSVETAVQPAKKVRTIPFYRLLVKNPHDPIAAFEEVGRIVKGELVRLNMGPFKPFLVTYPDHVQHVLRLNQPNYVREGMFWDPIKPMIGDGILSDGPNWAESRRLLQPLFTAKYVDSLTDEMSRIISEQIDSRIRPGEPFDIAKKTAEIVQTIVVRLFFGDKISKEDIARLIPAYETGVTATAPRIVLPFVPQSIPLPGDRAFRNCVKTIDEVIYPRIHAARAELDESKNVVSAICRARRDDIGPEGDRRIRDDVVGMHGASTETSATALTWMWVALHAYPHVAERVYAEIDEVVGAGPVQPSHLPDLRYTEMFLHELLRLYPSGWILPRLAKETDVIDGVTIPAGSTVVLSPYLTHRLEEFWERPLEFDPERFAPGKEHGRHRWAYIPFGGGPHQCLGKYLFFIEAKLLLAGILSRYRPILHAKGEVKKRFASSLRPDKGLQMTLVERTRA from the coding sequence ATGTCCGTCGAGACTGCCGTGCAACCGGCGAAGAAGGTGCGAACGATCCCCTTCTATCGACTACTTGTGAAGAACCCTCACGATCCGATCGCCGCGTTCGAAGAGGTGGGTCGCATAGTAAAAGGCGAGCTGGTCCGCCTGAACATGGGGCCCTTCAAGCCCTTCTTAGTGACCTACCCCGATCACGTGCAGCACGTGCTGCGCCTCAACCAGCCGAACTACGTCCGCGAGGGCATGTTCTGGGATCCGATCAAGCCCATGATCGGGGACGGCATCCTCTCGGACGGGCCCAACTGGGCCGAGAGCCGCCGCCTTCTTCAGCCGTTGTTCACGGCCAAGTACGTCGATTCACTCACCGATGAGATGTCCCGGATTATATCCGAGCAGATCGACAGCCGGATACGACCGGGCGAACCCTTCGACATCGCGAAGAAGACCGCCGAGATCGTCCAGACCATCGTGGTCCGGCTCTTCTTCGGCGACAAGATCTCCAAAGAGGACATCGCACGGCTCATCCCCGCGTACGAGACCGGGGTGACCGCCACCGCGCCCCGGATCGTCCTGCCCTTCGTGCCGCAGTCCATCCCGCTCCCCGGGGACCGGGCCTTCCGCAACTGCGTCAAGACCATCGACGAGGTGATCTACCCGCGCATCCACGCCGCCCGCGCCGAGCTCGATGAGAGCAAGAACGTGGTGTCGGCGATCTGCCGCGCCCGGCGCGACGACATCGGGCCCGAGGGCGACCGGCGGATCAGGGACGACGTGGTCGGCATGCACGGCGCGTCCACCGAGACGTCGGCCACGGCGCTGACCTGGATGTGGGTGGCGCTGCACGCGTACCCGCACGTCGCCGAGCGCGTCTACGCCGAGATCGACGAGGTCGTGGGCGCGGGCCCGGTGCAGCCGTCGCACCTTCCCGACCTGCGGTACACGGAGATGTTCCTCCACGAGCTGCTCCGGCTCTACCCGTCGGGGTGGATCCTGCCGCGGCTGGCCAAGGAGACGGACGTCATCGACGGCGTCACCATCCCCGCCGGCTCCACGGTGGTGCTCAGCCCCTACCTCACGCACCGCCTCGAGGAGTTCTGGGAGCGGCCGCTCGAGTTCGACCCCGAGCGCTTCGCCCCGGGCAAGGAGCACGGCCGGCACCGGTGGGCGTACATCCCGTTCGGCGGCGGCCCGCACCAGTGCCTCGGCAAGTACCTCTTCTTCATCGAGGCCAAGCTCCTCCTCGCCGGCATCCTGAGCCGGTACCGTCCGATCCTCCACGCCAAGGGTGAGGTGAAGAAGCGGTTCGCGTCCTCCCTGCGGCCGGACAAGGGCCTGCAGATGACGCTGGTCGAGCGAACCCGGGCATGA
- a CDS encoding carbohydrate ABC transporter permease produces MIALTLASFVIVPLVYGVLGGFKDTSQLSTNAFGLPDPWVPENYTDILASDTFWRQLWNSTFIALATTILVVAASALAAFVLARFSFRGRELLFTLFATGLMFPFAVAILPLFVLLRMFGLLDNPLGVILPQVAFGLPMTIIILRGFFRSIPIEIEEAAIIDGCSPFGFFWRILLPMARPALATVSVLAIVSSWNNFMLPLVVFNDPNLWTLPLGVQQFQGQYSSETAKVLAYVVLAMIPALGFYAVAERQLISGLTAGAIKG; encoded by the coding sequence GTGATCGCCCTGACGCTCGCCTCCTTCGTCATCGTCCCGTTGGTGTACGGGGTGCTGGGTGGGTTCAAGGACACCTCACAGCTCTCCACCAACGCCTTCGGGCTGCCCGATCCGTGGGTTCCGGAGAACTACACGGACATCCTCGCCTCGGACACGTTCTGGCGGCAGCTCTGGAACAGCACGTTCATCGCGCTGGCCACGACGATCCTCGTGGTGGCGGCGTCCGCGCTGGCCGCCTTCGTGCTCGCGAGGTTCTCCTTCCGGGGCCGGGAGCTGCTGTTCACCCTGTTCGCCACCGGGCTGATGTTCCCGTTCGCCGTGGCGATCCTCCCGCTCTTCGTCCTGCTGCGGATGTTCGGGCTCCTGGACAACCCGCTCGGGGTGATCTTGCCGCAGGTGGCCTTCGGTCTGCCGATGACCATCATCATCCTGCGCGGGTTCTTCCGCTCGATCCCGATCGAGATCGAAGAGGCGGCGATCATCGACGGGTGCAGCCCGTTCGGGTTCTTCTGGCGGATCCTGCTGCCGATGGCCCGGCCGGCCCTCGCCACGGTGTCGGTGCTGGCCATCGTGTCGAGCTGGAACAACTTCATGCTGCCGCTGGTCGTGTTCAACGACCCGAACCTCTGGACCCTCCCGCTCGGCGTGCAGCAGTTCCAGGGCCAGTACTCCTCGGAGACCGCGAAGGTCCTCGCCTACGTGGTGCTGGCCATGATCCCGGCCCTCGGCTTCTACGCCGTGGCCGAGCGCCAGCTCATCAGCGGGCTCACCGCGGGCGCGATCAAGGGTTGA
- a CDS encoding sensor histidine kinase produces the protein MREKVVAVLVSLAALWAFAAWVTVRDGLNLLGATTIDSGVTAPAEPLVADLQRERRLSAMRLASPGRISRKELDDQRARTDESLEAFLESISGNSVQLAASDALKSRLKDTERRLKHLESVRKDVDAGRTDRAGVVSAYNDIIDSFFRVYDAVATLDDEQVAKDGRTLSSMFHALEFLSREDAVVSAAIVAGRFTEREHRQVTELVGLYRFILEQAAAELPEADKKAYEAWQRSPAVLALGTLEDQITNSRQSGRYPFVTEAQWRNAVDPAMQGLEKVILNAGDALVERAAPVAVGVVVRLVLAGLLGLVAVIASVILSITTARHLVRQLEKLRTAALELANERLPSVVQRLAMGEKVDVEAEAPRLRYGDDLIGQVGEAFNKVQETAIRTAVEEAELRQGFREILLSLARRTQSLVHRQLSLLDVMERRESDPAGLKDLFRIDHLATRMRRNAENLIVLAGSTPARTWRRAVAMVDVVRGALAEVEDYTRVNVLPMGDVALAGRAVGDVIHLLAELIENAVSFSPPYTTVQVSGQLVAAGYAIEVEDRGLGMTPEDLEEANRRLAEAPEFNLSSTARLGLFVVSRLAERHNIQVSLKTSPYGGTTAIVLIPRDLVIDGGELRTPDAEAASREPRPAAVPPEPVPAPRQEEQLAGARRIAVVDAPEEVVSEPAQEVVPVPSAPEPERPTPPAAFTPSGLPFRVPQASLAPALAKDHIFEEVDRDEDERSPEEIRRIMGAFQMGTKRGRSEAAKLIGEGKDDR, from the coding sequence GTGCGAGAGAAGGTCGTGGCCGTGCTGGTCTCTCTCGCGGCGCTATGGGCCTTCGCCGCATGGGTCACGGTCCGAGATGGTTTAAACCTTCTGGGCGCCACGACCATTGACAGCGGCGTGACGGCGCCGGCCGAGCCTCTCGTGGCCGACCTTCAGCGGGAGCGGCGGCTCTCGGCCATGCGGCTGGCCAGCCCGGGCAGAATCTCGCGCAAAGAGCTCGACGACCAGCGGGCCCGCACCGATGAGTCGCTCGAGGCGTTCCTCGAGTCCATCAGCGGCAACTCGGTGCAGCTCGCCGCGAGCGATGCCCTCAAATCCCGTCTCAAGGACACCGAGCGCCGGCTGAAGCACCTGGAGAGCGTACGCAAGGACGTGGACGCCGGCCGGACCGACCGGGCCGGCGTCGTCTCGGCGTACAACGACATCATCGACAGCTTCTTCCGCGTGTACGACGCGGTGGCGACGCTCGACGACGAGCAGGTCGCCAAGGACGGCCGCACGCTCAGCTCGATGTTCCACGCGCTCGAGTTCCTCTCCCGGGAGGACGCGGTCGTCTCCGCGGCGATCGTGGCGGGCCGGTTCACCGAGCGGGAGCATCGGCAGGTCACCGAGCTCGTCGGCCTCTACCGGTTCATCCTCGAGCAGGCGGCGGCCGAGCTGCCCGAGGCGGACAAGAAGGCCTACGAGGCGTGGCAGAGATCACCCGCCGTCCTGGCGCTGGGCACCCTCGAGGATCAGATCACCAACAGCCGGCAGTCCGGCCGGTACCCGTTCGTCACCGAGGCGCAGTGGCGCAACGCGGTCGACCCGGCGATGCAGGGCCTGGAGAAGGTCATCCTCAACGCCGGTGACGCGCTGGTGGAGCGGGCCGCCCCGGTCGCCGTCGGCGTGGTCGTCCGGCTGGTGCTCGCCGGCCTGCTCGGCCTGGTCGCGGTCATCGCGTCGGTCATCCTCTCGATCACCACGGCCCGCCACCTCGTCCGGCAGCTCGAGAAGCTCCGCACCGCCGCGCTCGAGCTCGCCAACGAACGGCTGCCCAGCGTGGTCCAGCGGCTCGCCATGGGCGAGAAGGTGGACGTCGAGGCGGAGGCGCCCAGGCTCCGGTACGGCGACGACCTGATCGGCCAGGTGGGCGAGGCCTTCAACAAGGTGCAGGAGACCGCGATCCGGACCGCGGTCGAGGAGGCCGAGCTCCGGCAGGGCTTCCGCGAGATCCTACTCAGCCTGGCGCGCCGGACCCAATCCCTGGTCCACCGCCAGCTCTCCCTCCTCGACGTCATGGAGCGGCGCGAGTCCGATCCCGCCGGGCTCAAGGACCTGTTCCGCATCGACCACCTCGCCACCCGGATGCGGCGCAACGCGGAGAACCTCATCGTCCTCGCCGGCTCCACCCCGGCCCGGACCTGGCGCCGCGCGGTCGCCATGGTCGACGTGGTCCGCGGCGCCCTCGCCGAGGTCGAGGACTACACCCGGGTCAACGTGCTGCCGATGGGCGACGTCGCGCTCGCCGGGCGCGCCGTCGGTGACGTCATCCACCTGCTCGCCGAGCTCATCGAGAACGCGGTCTCGTTCTCCCCGCCGTACACCACCGTGCAGGTGAGCGGCCAGCTCGTCGCCGCCGGGTACGCGATCGAGGTCGAGGACCGCGGTCTCGGCATGACCCCCGAGGACCTCGAGGAGGCGAACCGCCGGCTGGCCGAGGCGCCGGAGTTCAACCTCTCGAGCACCGCCCGCCTGGGCCTCTTCGTGGTGAGCCGGCTCGCCGAGCGGCACAACATCCAGGTCTCGCTGAAGACATCGCCGTACGGGGGCACCACGGCGATCGTGCTCATCCCGCGCGATCTGGTGATCGACGGCGGGGAGCTCCGCACACCGGACGCGGAAGCGGCCTCGCGCGAGCCCAGGCCCGCCGCGGTCCCGCCCGAGCCGGTGCCCGCCCCGCGTCAGGAAGAGCAGCTTGCGGGCGCCCGCAGGATCGCGGTGGTGGACGCGCCCGAGGAGGTGGTCTCCGAACCAGCCCAGGAGGTGGTTCCCGTGCCGAGCGCACCCGAGCCCGAGCGGCCCACGCCCCCGGCCGCGTTCACCCCGTCTGGCCTGCCGTTCCGTGTCCCGCAGGCCAGCCTGGCGCCGGCGCTCGCCAAGGACCACATCTTCGAGGAGGTCGATAGGGACGAAGACGAACGCTCGCCGGAGGAGATCCGCCGGATCATGGGCGCCTTCCAGATGGGCACCAAGCGGGGCAGGTCTGAGGCGGCGAAGCTGATCGGTGAAGGGAAGGACGATCGATGA
- a CDS encoding terpene synthase family protein codes for MIARSFGPAEAEAAGLGRACAVAVRSARELMATAEEYPELFPPKPFDAAFFSGLALSSAFGSPWAGPEELRAVNLASLCVFAVDWQAERASTAGEMDGLIARCLAAAGGEAGGTPIARLIAGLREELAAACPSFGELQPIWAGQLHRMLLAMATELRWKREAARVTLDDYLANADGCGASFVNISHWIATGDPWTLRNLAELREVSAEVQRYLRLLNDLATSGREREWGDLSALTLGAGREEVIERMAGILGRCRALLEPVRAGSPRVAAYLERQIGFNTGFYGVADYWGEL; via the coding sequence ATGATCGCCCGTTCGTTCGGCCCGGCCGAGGCCGAGGCCGCCGGCCTCGGCCGGGCCTGCGCGGTCGCCGTGCGATCCGCACGGGAGCTCATGGCGACCGCCGAGGAGTACCCGGAGCTGTTCCCGCCCAAGCCGTTCGACGCCGCCTTCTTCAGCGGGCTGGCGCTCTCCAGCGCGTTCGGCTCGCCGTGGGCGGGCCCGGAGGAGCTGCGGGCGGTCAACCTCGCCTCGCTCTGCGTGTTCGCGGTGGACTGGCAGGCCGAGCGGGCGTCCACGGCGGGCGAGATGGACGGCCTGATCGCCCGCTGTCTCGCCGCGGCCGGCGGCGAGGCGGGCGGCACGCCGATCGCCCGCCTCATCGCCGGCCTCCGTGAGGAGCTGGCCGCGGCGTGCCCGTCGTTCGGCGAGCTGCAGCCGATCTGGGCCGGCCAGCTCCACCGCATGCTGCTCGCCATGGCCACCGAGCTGCGGTGGAAGCGCGAGGCGGCGCGGGTGACCCTCGACGACTACCTCGCCAACGCGGACGGCTGCGGGGCCTCGTTCGTGAACATCTCGCACTGGATCGCGACCGGTGATCCATGGACGCTCCGGAACCTGGCCGAGCTCCGCGAGGTGAGCGCGGAGGTGCAGCGGTACCTGCGCCTGCTCAACGACCTCGCGACCTCGGGCCGGGAGCGCGAGTGGGGCGACCTCAGCGCGCTGACCCTCGGCGCGGGCCGCGAGGAGGTGATCGAGCGGATGGCCGGCATCCTCGGCCGGTGCCGCGCCCTCCTCGAGCCGGTGCGCGCCGGGAGCCCGCGGGTCGCCGCCTACCTGGAGCGGCAGATCGGCTTCAACACCGGGTTCTACGGCGTGGCGGACTATTGGGGCGAGCTGTGA
- a CDS encoding extracellular solute-binding protein, translated as MTIEFWNIATNEPLKSVFANAIRDFQAKHPNIEIKNVAIENDAFKSKLTTTMQSGKAPDIFHTWGGGVLKQQADAGLVKDVTEDIASWPQKFTNAAIAPYQFDGKTYAVPHDIGMVGIWYNKALFKKAGIEQPPATWSEFIEAVKKLKAAGITPIALAGKAKWPGHYYWSYLAMRIGGLDALKQAAETKDFTDPAFIEAGRKLKELVDLEPFQKGFLGAAYDTADGQAATMGNGKAAMELMGQWAPSVQSSAGKGIGDDLGFFPFPAVEGGKGTNTEALGGGGGFAVGAEAPPEALEFLKFLTEETEHRKAVESGGVLPVLQGEEDAVKDPNLAEVAKHLAATTGFQLYLDQAFPPAVGQEVNDSVAELIAGTETPEGVAKAITETAKSE; from the coding sequence GTGACCATCGAGTTCTGGAACATCGCGACCAACGAGCCGCTGAAGAGCGTCTTCGCCAACGCGATCCGCGACTTCCAGGCCAAGCACCCGAACATCGAGATCAAGAACGTCGCGATCGAGAACGACGCGTTCAAGTCCAAGCTCACCACCACCATGCAGTCCGGGAAGGCCCCGGACATCTTCCACACCTGGGGCGGCGGCGTGCTCAAGCAGCAGGCCGACGCCGGTCTGGTCAAGGACGTCACCGAGGACATCGCCTCCTGGCCCCAGAAGTTCACCAACGCGGCCATCGCGCCCTACCAGTTCGACGGCAAGACCTACGCCGTCCCGCACGACATCGGCATGGTGGGCATCTGGTACAACAAGGCCCTCTTCAAGAAGGCCGGGATCGAGCAGCCGCCGGCCACCTGGTCCGAGTTCATCGAGGCCGTCAAGAAGCTCAAGGCCGCCGGCATCACCCCGATCGCCCTCGCCGGTAAGGCGAAGTGGCCGGGCCACTACTACTGGTCGTACCTCGCGATGCGCATCGGCGGTCTCGACGCCCTCAAGCAGGCCGCGGAGACCAAGGACTTCACCGACCCCGCCTTCATCGAGGCCGGCCGGAAGCTCAAGGAGCTGGTGGACCTCGAGCCGTTCCAGAAGGGCTTCCTCGGCGCCGCGTACGACACCGCCGACGGCCAGGCCGCGACCATGGGCAACGGCAAGGCGGCGATGGAGCTGATGGGCCAGTGGGCTCCCTCGGTCCAGTCCTCCGCCGGTAAGGGCATCGGCGACGACCTCGGCTTCTTCCCCTTCCCGGCCGTCGAGGGCGGTAAGGGCACCAACACCGAGGCGCTGGGCGGCGGTGGCGGCTTCGCCGTCGGCGCGGAGGCTCCGCCGGAGGCCCTCGAGTTCCTCAAGTTCCTCACCGAGGAGACCGAGCACCGCAAGGCCGTCGAGTCCGGCGGTGTCCTCCCCGTGCTCCAGGGTGAGGAGGACGCGGTGAAGGACCCGAACCTCGCCGAGGTGGCGAAGCACCTCGCCGCGACCACCGGCTTCCAGCTCTACCTCGACCAGGCCTTCCCGCCGGCGGTCGGCCAGGAGGTCAACGACAGCGTGGCCGAGCTGATCGCCGGGACCGAGACGCCCGAAGGTGTGGCCAAGGCCATCACGGAGACCGCGAAGTCGGAGTAA
- a CDS encoding roadblock/LC7 domain-containing protein encodes MTQKTDASADLAWLLDDLVERVREVEHGIVLSADGLLLASSKGLHREDAEHLSAVASGLQSLARSVGERFQGGAVRQTIVEMKSAYLMVTMAGQGACLAVLCSGDADIGLVAYEMAMLVARVGQYLTSPARTTGSEAQR; translated from the coding sequence ATGACCCAGAAGACGGACGCGTCAGCGGACCTGGCATGGCTGCTCGACGACCTCGTCGAGCGGGTGCGCGAGGTGGAGCACGGAATTGTCCTCTCCGCTGACGGCCTGCTCCTCGCCAGCTCGAAGGGCTTGCACCGGGAGGACGCCGAGCACCTCTCCGCGGTGGCCTCCGGGCTGCAGAGCCTGGCGCGCAGCGTGGGCGAGCGCTTCCAGGGCGGTGCCGTACGGCAGACCATCGTCGAGATGAAGTCCGCCTACCTCATGGTCACCATGGCCGGCCAGGGCGCCTGTCTCGCGGTGCTGTGCTCCGGCGACGCCGACATCGGCCTGGTGGCGTACGAGATGGCGATGCTCGTCGCCCGGGTGGGGCAGTACCTCACCTCGCCCGCCAGGACCACAGGGAGTGAGGCCCAGCGATGA